Proteins encoded by one window of Vigna radiata var. radiata cultivar VC1973A chromosome 5, Vradiata_ver6, whole genome shotgun sequence:
- the LOC106761549 gene encoding probable small nuclear ribonucleoprotein F has product MATIPVNPKPFLNNLTGKPVIVKLKWGMEYKGYLVSVDSYMNLQLANTEEYIEGQFTGNLGEILIRADREMGTQLMKKTSMTTYFWYVS; this is encoded by the exons ATGGCT ACCATACCAGTTAATCCCAAGCCTTTCTTGAATAATTTGACCGGGAAACCAGTAATTGTGAAACTCAAGTGGGGAATGGAGTACAAGG GGTATCTCGTTTCTGTTGATTCGTATATGAACTTGCAG CTCGCGAACACTGAGGAGTACATTGAGGGACAGTTTACTGGAAATTTGGGAGAAATTTTAATCAG AGCTGATAGGGAAATGGGGACCCAACTCATGAAGAAGACTTCAATGACCACTTATTTTTGGTACGTTTCATGA
- the LOC106762872 gene encoding uncharacterized protein LOC106762872, which yields MAEVSKLRNKSQGRKSSPSLLSCSRKNLKDLTVKSSSKASEKKNWKDATCSVCMEVPHNAILLLCSSYDKGCRPYMCATSHRYSNCFEQYKKAYTKATSVQSLQLEANNSNLDLNTGESKDNTEVPELLCPLCRRQVKGWTVVEAARKSLNAKKRSCMQDDCSFVGNYKELRKHVKSKHPFARPREVDPIRKEKWKRFECERERNDVISTILSSTPGAMVLGDYVLEPNDHAFYSDEYHSDGEYLEDDFSHAFYSDEYDSDLEDDFFTVRSISLGRTGHFLQNIRYNQDRARDSFDVDRFGFQSVASAGSAAVSGRRLHRILLGSSRRRRRHRIANARR from the coding sequence ATGGCCGAAGTTAGTAAGTTGAGGAACAAGTCTCAAGGTCGGAAGTCATCACCAAGTCTTTTGTCTTGTTCAAGAAAAAATCTGAAAGATCTTACGGTAAAGAGCTCTTCTAAAGCATCCGAGAAGAAAAATTGGAAAGATGCAACCTGTTCTGTATGTATGGAGGTTCCCCATAATGCCATTCTCCTGCTTTGTTCGTCTTATGACAAGGGTTGTCGCCCTTATATGTGTGCAACAAGTCATCGCTATTCAAACTGTTTTGAACAATATAAAAAAGCATACACTAAAGCAACATCTGTTCAAAGTTTGCAGCTAGAAGCAAATAATTCAAATCTTGATTTAAACACAGGTGAATCTAAAGACAACACTGAAGTTCCTGAGCTTCTTTGCCCCCTTTGTCGCCGACAGGTGAAAGGTTGGACAGTGGTTGAAGCAGCAAGGAAGTCTCTAAATGCCAAAAAAAGAAGTTGCATGCAGGATGACTGCTCTTTCGTGGGGAATTACAAGGAGCTTAGAAAACATGTTAAGTCTAAGCATCCATTTGCACGACCCCGAGAGGTGGACccaataagaaaagaaaaatggaagaggTTTGAGTGTGAAAGAGAACGAAATGATGTTATTAGCACAATTTTATCTTCAACACCAGGGGCTATGGTACTGGGGGATTATGTGCTGGAGCCAAATGACCATGCTTTTTATAGTGATGAGTATCATTCAGACGGTGAATATCTAGAGGATGatttttctcatgctttttatAGTGATGAGTATGATTCAGACCTAGAGGATGATTTTTTCACAGTTAGGTCCATTAGCTTGGGGAGAACTGGTCACTTTTTGCAGAACATTAGATATAATCAGGATCGTGCTAGAGATTCTTTCGATGTTGATCGCTTTGGTTTTCAGAGTGTCGCATCTGCAGGTTCTGCTGCTGTCTCTGGACGCAGACTCCACAGGATCCTGTTAGGAAGTTCTAGAAGACGACGGAGGCATAGGATAGCAAATGCAAGAAGGTAA